The following are from one region of the Lynx canadensis isolate LIC74 chromosome D4, mLynCan4.pri.v2, whole genome shotgun sequence genome:
- the INPP5E gene encoding phosphatidylinositol polyphosphate 5-phosphatase type IV yields PRIPDPGLHRQPRQEPSPGSAGSPSPLRAGPWTRPSKLACLGHSEASPPQPTAQGHLQPEGRMLKGQLPHAGQDLVPHPGSLPSNGCQGPEKSPVPPLSLPAGIGNEDPQAKAKPFTPKPPTRPRLERALSLDEKAWRRRRFRTSHEDLATRSGTSPSRGSLQDEAPQPPTHTGSPPCLSTSLQEIPTSRRAQGSTGGGPSSWGHCISGMISTSLDLLHRDGASAGSTTRLPAADQKAASNPPWTANPTGKSRLQSRLFRAHSSLGPGRPPSPLACDAKPSFSLLAPIRAKDVRSSGQRGLGALLLT; encoded by the coding sequence CCACGCATCCCTGACCCTGGGCTCCACCGGCAGCCCCGGCAGGAGCCCTCTCCTGGGTCGGCTGGGTCGCCATCACCCTTGAGAGCTGGCCCCTGGACTAGGCCGTCCAAGTTGGCGTGCCTGGGGCATTCAGAGGCATCTCCCCCGCAGCCCACCGCCCAGGGGCATCTGCAGCCCGAAGGCAGAATGCTGAAGGGACAGCTTCCCCACGCAGGCCAAGACCTCGTGCCCCACCCAGGGTCCCTGCCCAGCAACGGCTGTCAGGGCCCCGAGAAGAGCCCCGTGCCCCCTCTGAGCCTTCCAGCGGGTATCGGCAATGAGGACCCACAAGCCAAGGCAAAACCCTTCACCCCAAAGCCACCGACGAGGCCCAGGCTGGAGCGAGCTCTGTCGCTGGACGAGAAGGCGTGGAGGAGGCGGCGCTTTCGAACCAGCCACGAGGACCTGGCCACGCGCAGTGGGACCAGCCCCTCCAGGGGCTCTTTGCAGGACgaggccccccagccccccacccacaccGGCTCCCCACCCTGCCTGAGCACCTCCTTGCAGGAGATCCCCACGTCCCGCAGGGCCCAGGGCAGTACGGGAGGGGGCCCCTCCTCCTGGGGTCACTGTATCTCCGGAATGATCAGCACCTCCCTGGACCTCCTGCACCGGGACGGGGCCTCGGCGGGGAGCACCACCAGGCTGCCCGCCGCGGACCAGAAGGCGGCCTCCAACCCGCCGTGGACCGCAAACCCCACCGGCAAGTCCCGCCTGCAGAGCAGACTGTTCCGGGCCCACAGCAGCCTGGGCCCCGGCCGGCCCCCGAGCCCCCTGGCCTGTGATGCCAAACCCTCCTTCAGCCTCCTGGCACCCATCCGCGCCAAGGACGTCCGAAGCAG